A single genomic interval of Macadamia integrifolia cultivar HAES 741 chromosome 6, SCU_Mint_v3, whole genome shotgun sequence harbors:
- the LOC122080681 gene encoding F-box/FBD/LRR-repeat protein At1g13570-like isoform X1, with protein MASCSTLDILSDLPEDILENIFSHLSMREVVRTSVLSTKWRFKCISVPHLIFNDDCIPVSVGALRHDKLVQIVNHVLLLHRGPVLTFQISSSQLNTCSDIDSWILYLSLYSVNSIKDFKLVISKSERHNVHPCLFSFKKLIHLILAGCVIVLPVMFKGFSCLTTLAFKHVTLSNAAFDCLVSTCPQLERLALIDMDGPTHIELSNLKLKYLLIYGKFIPIYLKELRFLVYASFVATTAAHPDQRRTCNFSNILGSLPGIQKLVMGGWYLQSLAIGDMPRRLPSTYDHLRSIYFHLNVKDMKDILVAIWLLKSSPNLQKLEIHFWCSKRDAIVPIMDQQKAKDHLECTFNKLRVVDMSRLLGMKMELEFIKFILANSPVLETMNIIPAINGIDKGLLLKELLRLKRASPQAEICVLEP; from the exons ATGGCTTCTTGTTCGACTCTAGATATCTTGAGTGATCTACCAGAAGATATACTAGAGAACATCTTTTCTCATTTGTCAATGAGAGAGGTGGTGAGAACCAGTGTCCTATCAACTAAGTGGAGATTCAAATGCATTTCAGTTCCACATCTCATATTCAATGATGATTGTATACCAGTTTCTGTTGGTGCACTTCGTCATGATAAACTTGTGCAAATTGTTAATCATGTTCTCCTACTTCATAGAGGTCCAGTTCTAACATTTCAGATCTCTAGTTCACAGTTAAACACCTGTTCAGATATAGACAGCTGGATTCTTTACCTCTCATTATATTCTGTCAATTCTATCAAAGATTTTAAACTTGTGATTTCTAAATCCGAGCGTCATAATGTTCATCCATGCTTATTCTCCTTTAAAAAACTGATTCATCTAATACTGGCTGGCTGCGTAATCGTACTTCCTGTGATGTTCAAAGGCTTTAGCTGTCTCACAACTCTGGCTTTTAAACATGTTACACTCTCTAATGCGGCATTCGACTGTTTGGTTTCCACCTGCCCTCAACTAGAAAGGTTGGCATTGATTGATATGGATGGTCCTACTCATATTGAACTTAGCAATCTGAAACTCAAGTACTTGTTGATCTATGGAAAATTCATTCCTATATACCTCAAAGAGTTAAGGTTTTTAGTTTATGCAAGCTTTGTTGCAACAACAGCAGCTCATCCTGACCAACGAAGAACTTGCAATTTTAGCAACATTCTTGGCTCTCTGCCGGGTATTCAAAAGCTTGTCATGGGAGGCTGGTATCTACAG TCTTTAGCCATTGGTGATATGCCTAGGAGGCTTCCTTCGACTTATGATCATTTGAGGAGCATCTACTTTCATCTGAATGTAAAGGATATGAAAGATATTTTAGTTGCTATTTGGTTACTTAAAAGCTCCCCTAATTTGCAAAAGCTTGAAATCCAT TTCTGGTGTTCTAAGAGAGATGCGATTGTTCCTATCATGGACCAACAAAAAGCAAAGGATCATTTGGAGTGCACATTCAACAAACTTCGGGTTGTGGATATGTCTAGACTCCTTGGCATgaaaatggaattggaattcATTAAATTTATACTTGCCAATTCTCCAGTGCTTGAAACAATGAACATCATTCCTGCAATAAATGGCATTGACAAAGGATTGTTGTTGAAGGAGTTGCTTCGATTGAAAAGAGCTTCGCCACAAGCAGAAATTTGTGTACTTGAGCCCTAA
- the LOC122080681 gene encoding F-box/FBD/LRR-repeat protein At1g13570-like isoform X2 → MASCSTLDILSDLPEDILENIFSHLSMREVVRTSVLSTKWRFKCISVPHLIFNDDCIPVSVGALRHDKLVQIVNHVLLLHRGPVLTFQISSSQLNTCSDIDSWILYLSLYSVNSIKDFKLVISKSERHNVHPCLFSFKKLIHLILAGCVIVLPVMFKGFSCLTTLAFKHVTLSNAAFDCLVSTCPQLERLALIDMDGPTHIELSNLKLKYLLIYGKFIPIYLKELRFLVYASFVATTAAHPDQRRTCNFSNILGSLPGIQKLVMGGWYLQSLAIGDMPRRLPSTYDHLRSIYFHLNVKDMKDILVAIWLLKSSPNLQKLEIHRDAIVPIMDQQKAKDHLECTFNKLRVVDMSRLLGMKMELEFIKFILANSPVLETMNIIPAINGIDKGLLLKELLRLKRASPQAEICVLEP, encoded by the exons ATGGCTTCTTGTTCGACTCTAGATATCTTGAGTGATCTACCAGAAGATATACTAGAGAACATCTTTTCTCATTTGTCAATGAGAGAGGTGGTGAGAACCAGTGTCCTATCAACTAAGTGGAGATTCAAATGCATTTCAGTTCCACATCTCATATTCAATGATGATTGTATACCAGTTTCTGTTGGTGCACTTCGTCATGATAAACTTGTGCAAATTGTTAATCATGTTCTCCTACTTCATAGAGGTCCAGTTCTAACATTTCAGATCTCTAGTTCACAGTTAAACACCTGTTCAGATATAGACAGCTGGATTCTTTACCTCTCATTATATTCTGTCAATTCTATCAAAGATTTTAAACTTGTGATTTCTAAATCCGAGCGTCATAATGTTCATCCATGCTTATTCTCCTTTAAAAAACTGATTCATCTAATACTGGCTGGCTGCGTAATCGTACTTCCTGTGATGTTCAAAGGCTTTAGCTGTCTCACAACTCTGGCTTTTAAACATGTTACACTCTCTAATGCGGCATTCGACTGTTTGGTTTCCACCTGCCCTCAACTAGAAAGGTTGGCATTGATTGATATGGATGGTCCTACTCATATTGAACTTAGCAATCTGAAACTCAAGTACTTGTTGATCTATGGAAAATTCATTCCTATATACCTCAAAGAGTTAAGGTTTTTAGTTTATGCAAGCTTTGTTGCAACAACAGCAGCTCATCCTGACCAACGAAGAACTTGCAATTTTAGCAACATTCTTGGCTCTCTGCCGGGTATTCAAAAGCTTGTCATGGGAGGCTGGTATCTACAG TCTTTAGCCATTGGTGATATGCCTAGGAGGCTTCCTTCGACTTATGATCATTTGAGGAGCATCTACTTTCATCTGAATGTAAAGGATATGAAAGATATTTTAGTTGCTATTTGGTTACTTAAAAGCTCCCCTAATTTGCAAAAGCTTGAAATCCAT AGAGATGCGATTGTTCCTATCATGGACCAACAAAAAGCAAAGGATCATTTGGAGTGCACATTCAACAAACTTCGGGTTGTGGATATGTCTAGACTCCTTGGCATgaaaatggaattggaattcATTAAATTTATACTTGCCAATTCTCCAGTGCTTGAAACAATGAACATCATTCCTGCAATAAATGGCATTGACAAAGGATTGTTGTTGAAGGAGTTGCTTCGATTGAAAAGAGCTTCGCCACAAGCAGAAATTTGTGTACTTGAGCCCTAA
- the LOC122081172 gene encoding F-box/FBD/LRR-repeat protein At1g13570-like, whose product MEMASFSTLDILSDLPENILESIFSHLSMRDVVRTSVLSTKWRYKCISVPHLIFDDDCIPVSVGSLRHDKLVQIVNRVLLLHRGPVLTFQISSSQLKTCPDIDSWILYLTLYSVNSIKDFKLLISEPEYHNVHPCLFSFKKLTQLILAGCIIVLPVMFKGFSCLTTLAFKHVTLSNAAFECLVSTCPQLERLALIDIDGPTRIELSNPKLKYLWIYGKFIPIYLKELRFLVFGSFFATTVAHPDQRRTYSFSNILGSLPSVQNLAMGGLYLQSLAIGDMPRRLPSTYDHLKSIYFALNVEDMKDILVAIWLLKSSPNLQKLEIHLWCSKRDAIVPIMDQQKAKEQLECTFNKLRVVNIFRLLGMKMELEFIKFILANSPVLETMNIILAMNGIDKGLLLKELLRLKRASPQAEICVLEP is encoded by the exons ATGGAAATGGCTTCTTTTTCAACTCTAGACATCTTGAGTGATCTACCAGAAAATATACTAGAAAgcatcttttctcatttatcaATGAGAGACGTGGTGAGAACCAGTGTCCTATCAACCAAGTGGAGATACAAATGCATTTCAGTTCCACATCTCATATTCGATGATGATTGTATACCCGTTTCTGTTGGTTCACTTCGTCATGATAAACTTGTGCAAATTGTTAATCGTGTTCTCCTACTTCATAGAGGTCCAGTTCTAACATTTCAGATCTCTAGTTCACAGTTAAAAACCTGTCCAGATATAGACAGCTGGATTCTTTACCTCACATTATATTCTGTCAATTCTATCAAAGATTTTAAACTTCTGATTTCTGAACCCGAGTATCATAATGTTCATCCTTGTTTATTCTCCTTTAAAAAACTGACTCAACTGATACTGGCTGGTTGCATAATTGTACTTCCTGTGATGTTCAAAGGCTTTAGTTGTCTCACAACTCTGGCTTTTAAACATGTTACACTCTCTAATGCGGCTTTCGAATGTTTGGTTTCTACCTGCCCTCAACTAGAGAGGTTGGCATTGATTGATATCGATGGTCCTACTCGTATTGAACTTAGCAATCCAAAACTCAAGTACTTGTGGATCTATGGAAAATTCATTCCTATATACCTCAAAGAGTTGAGGTTTTTAGTTTTTGGAAGCTTTTTTGCAACAACGGTGGCTCATCCTGACCAACGAAGAACTTACAGTTTTAGCAACATTCTTGGCTCTCTACCGAGTGTTCAAAATCTTGCCATGGGAGGCTTGTATCTACAG TCTTTAGCCATTGGTGATATGCCTAGGAGGCTTCCTTCTACTTATGATCATTTGAAGAGCATCTACTTTGCACTGAACGTAGAGGATATGAAAGATATTTTAGTTGCTATTTGGTTACTTAAAAGCTCCCCTAATTTGCAAAAGCTTGAAATCCAT CTCTGGTGTTCTAAGAGAGACGCCATTGTTCCTATCATGGATCAACAAAAAGCGAAGGAACAGTTGGAGTGCACATTCAACAAACTTCGGGTTGTGAATATCTTTAGACTCCTTGGCATgaaaatggaattggaattcATTAAATTTATCCTTGCCAATTCGCCAGTGCTTGAAACAATGAACATCATTCTTGCAATGAATGGCATTGACAAAGGATTGTTGTTGAAAGAGTTGCTTCGATTGAAAAGAGCTTCACCCCAAGCAGAAATTTGTGTACTTGAACCCTAA